The Geotalea uraniireducens Rf4 genome window below encodes:
- a CDS encoding MlaE family ABC transporter permease yields the protein MPINLIENTLKSFLLEVQEFFTLSLRAVRSIVSPPYYYRDFTTQLDKIGVGSLFIVILTGLFTGMVMALQALIQLKPFAATSYVGGMVAVTMIKELGPVLSALMVTGRVGSAITAEIGTMVVTEQIDAMRVEGTDIVKRLVTSRLKAILVAMPLLTIITDAISLLGGYIMSASYDMNPIMYWKSIPQFMVFQDLIEGVAKPAFFGFVIAMIGCHVGFNTRGGAEGVGASAKRAVVISSVIILVSDFFLTKIFIAFRG from the coding sequence ATGCCGATCAACCTCATTGAAAACACCCTGAAATCGTTCCTGCTCGAAGTCCAGGAATTCTTTACCCTGTCGCTCCGGGCCGTCCGCAGCATCGTCTCTCCACCTTACTACTACCGGGACTTCACCACCCAACTGGACAAGATCGGGGTCGGTTCCCTCTTCATCGTCATCCTTACCGGCCTCTTTACCGGCATGGTCATGGCCCTCCAGGCCCTTATCCAGTTGAAGCCTTTCGCCGCCACCAGTTACGTCGGGGGGATGGTGGCGGTGACCATGATAAAGGAGCTTGGGCCGGTCCTCTCCGCCCTGATGGTTACAGGCCGGGTCGGCTCGGCCATTACCGCCGAGATCGGCACCATGGTCGTCACCGAGCAGATCGACGCCATGCGGGTCGAAGGGACCGACATCGTCAAACGCCTGGTGACTTCCCGGCTCAAGGCGATACTCGTCGCCATGCCGCTCCTGACGATCATCACCGACGCGATTTCGCTCCTGGGCGGCTACATCATGTCGGCGAGCTACGATATGAACCCCATCATGTACTGGAAATCCATCCCACAGTTCATGGTGTTCCAGGACCTGATCGAGGGGGTGGCGAAACCGGCGTTTTTCGGCTTCGTCATTGCCATGATCGGCTGCCATGTGGGATTCAACACCAGAGGCGGAGCAGAAGGAGTGGGAGCATCGGCGAAAAGGGCGGTAGTAATTTCTTCCGTGATCATCCTGGTTTCCGATTTTTTTCTGACGAAGATATTCATCGCGTTCAGGGGGTGA
- a CDS encoding MlaD family protein has protein sequence MKRSDNIAWSQLKAGIFIVFSLLFFAGGVLLMGEKTKFFIPKGKLSVIMTDVAGLKVGAPVWLAGVDVGIVTEVHFEKPNRTNEVEVILEIERESLKKIGKDSLITVKTRGLMGEKYVDITPSLHVSTAPETRLYGTSITKLDDVMQKAGSAFDRLNLAMDKMNRGEGTMGRLAKDPKLYDNLVKLTAELDTFAKNTNSGEGTLGKLSRSREPYDKLMSILNRTDQTLNDVQTSDGTLGKLLHDRQLYDKLVALADKSNQAADDVRELNKKLTSKDSTIGKLLGDREFYDKGMALIERADNSVKAFEEVAARVNHGDGTAGRLMNERVLYDKMNKMVDDVDFLIKDLKENPRRYLKFSVF, from the coding sequence ATGAAACGAAGCGACAACATTGCCTGGTCGCAGCTCAAGGCGGGGATCTTCATCGTTTTCTCCCTGCTGTTTTTTGCCGGCGGCGTCCTGCTCATGGGGGAAAAGACCAAGTTCTTCATCCCCAAAGGGAAACTTTCAGTGATAATGACCGACGTGGCAGGACTCAAGGTCGGGGCGCCGGTCTGGCTGGCCGGGGTAGACGTCGGCATCGTCACCGAAGTCCATTTCGAAAAGCCGAACAGGACCAACGAGGTCGAGGTCATTCTGGAAATCGAGCGGGAGTCGCTGAAGAAAATCGGTAAGGATTCCCTCATAACCGTCAAGACCCGCGGGCTGATGGGTGAAAAATATGTGGACATCACCCCCAGCCTGCATGTGTCCACTGCCCCGGAAACGAGGCTCTACGGCACGTCGATAACCAAGCTCGACGACGTCATGCAGAAAGCGGGCTCGGCCTTCGACCGCCTTAACCTGGCCATGGACAAGATGAACCGGGGCGAAGGGACGATGGGGCGGCTTGCCAAAGACCCGAAACTCTACGACAACCTGGTGAAACTGACCGCCGAGCTCGACACCTTCGCCAAAAACACCAACAGTGGCGAGGGGACCCTCGGCAAGCTCAGCAGGAGCCGTGAGCCGTACGACAAGCTGATGAGCATTCTCAACCGCACCGATCAGACCCTGAACGACGTCCAGACCTCCGACGGAACCCTGGGCAAGCTCCTCCACGACCGACAGCTTTACGACAAGCTGGTCGCCCTGGCAGACAAGAGCAACCAGGCTGCCGACGATGTGCGCGAACTCAACAAGAAACTGACCTCCAAAGACAGCACCATCGGTAAGCTGCTCGGCGACCGGGAATTCTACGACAAGGGAATGGCCCTCATCGAACGGGCCGACAATTCGGTCAAGGCCTTTGAAGAGGTTGCCGCCAGGGTGAATCATGGCGACGGAACCGCCGGCAGGCTGATGAACGAGCGGGTCCTGTACGACAAGATGAACAAGATGGTGGATGACGTGGACTTCCTCATCAAGGACCTCAAGGAGAACCCCAGGCGTTATCTGAAGTTCTCGGTGTTTTAA
- a CDS encoding nitroreductase family protein yields MDTLEAIKTRRSIRKFSDRPVEPEKLQAVLEAAQIAPSWANMQCWRFVVVQDPATKTQISELSYVEAFFVPRGYKTNPAQKALADAPVVIVACADPTQSGDLRGEHYYMTDVGIAAENLMLAAHDLGLGSVFVGVFDEEKLGDLLDIPPEIRIIGLFPLGYPQEEVKAGPPRKPLDQIVFYEKWKA; encoded by the coding sequence ATGGATACACTCGAAGCGATCAAAACCAGACGCAGCATCCGCAAATTCTCCGACAGGCCGGTGGAACCGGAAAAACTCCAGGCAGTGCTGGAAGCGGCGCAGATCGCCCCTTCCTGGGCGAACATGCAGTGCTGGCGGTTCGTGGTGGTGCAGGACCCGGCGACAAAAACGCAGATCAGCGAACTGTCGTACGTGGAGGCGTTCTTCGTGCCGAGGGGATACAAGACCAATCCTGCGCAGAAGGCCCTGGCCGATGCGCCGGTGGTCATCGTCGCCTGCGCCGATCCTACCCAGTCCGGGGATTTGCGTGGCGAACATTACTACATGACCGATGTGGGGATCGCCGCTGAAAACCTGATGCTTGCCGCCCACGACCTGGGGCTGGGAAGCGTTTTCGTCGGCGTTTTCGACGAGGAAAAGCTGGGGGACCTTCTGGACATTCCGCCGGAGATCCGCATCATCGGCCTCTTCCCGCTCGGCTACCCGCAGGAGGAAGTGAAGGCGGGGCCGCCAAGAAAGCCGCTGGACCAGATCGTTTTCTACGAGAAGTGGAAGGCGTAG
- a CDS encoding AI-2E family transporter produces MPTSPIFVSYLLAALAVPLVLHFHLLPAVFAGLAVHVLTVKLARRLPANWGGLTHKIALAAIAAIVIMGLIGASLGLWSFLQGNGGMAALLVTVADTLEKLRHALPASMADALPATVEELHEPLAEMLREHGKKISAMGMAGIKTFAHVLLGMVVGGMTALHHFSGIDSWPSFSAALHARAQGLADAFDKVVFAQVKISALNTILTALYLLVILPLCDIHMPLLTVLIPLTFVAGLLPVVGNLISNAAIVLISLGMSPGVALASLVFLIAIHKLEYFTNAKIVGGQVHASAWELLCAMLAMEAVFGIGGLVAAPVAYAWLKAEIKAKNLI; encoded by the coding sequence ATGCCCACCAGTCCCATATTCGTCAGCTACCTGCTTGCAGCGCTTGCCGTTCCGCTGGTGCTGCACTTTCATCTGCTGCCGGCAGTCTTTGCCGGCCTTGCCGTTCATGTCCTGACGGTCAAACTCGCCCGGCGGCTGCCCGCAAACTGGGGAGGCCTGACCCACAAGATCGCCCTGGCCGCCATAGCCGCCATCGTCATCATGGGACTGATCGGCGCCAGCCTCGGTCTCTGGTCGTTCCTGCAAGGCAACGGCGGCATGGCCGCCCTGCTTGTAACCGTTGCCGATACGCTGGAAAAACTGAGGCACGCCCTCCCCGCCTCCATGGCGGACGCCCTGCCGGCCACGGTGGAGGAGCTGCATGAACCGCTTGCCGAGATGTTGCGCGAGCACGGGAAGAAGATCTCTGCCATGGGGATGGCCGGGATCAAGACATTCGCCCATGTGCTCCTCGGTATGGTTGTCGGCGGCATGACCGCCCTGCATCACTTCAGCGGAATCGACAGCTGGCCGTCATTCTCTGCCGCCCTGCACGCCCGTGCTCAAGGGCTTGCGGATGCTTTCGATAAGGTGGTCTTCGCCCAGGTGAAGATTTCCGCGCTCAACACCATCCTCACGGCGCTCTATCTCCTGGTGATCCTCCCCTTGTGCGACATTCACATGCCGCTTTTGACGGTCCTCATCCCCCTCACCTTCGTTGCCGGGCTCCTCCCGGTGGTCGGCAACCTCATCTCCAATGCCGCCATCGTCCTGATCAGCCTCGGCATGTCGCCGGGGGTGGCACTGGCTTCGCTGGTTTTTCTCATCGCGATTCACAAGCTGGAGTATTTCACCAACGCCAAGATTGTCGGCGGACAAGTGCACGCCAGCGCCTGGGAACTGCTCTGCGCCATGCTGGCAATGGAAGCGGTCTTCGGCATAGGGGGCCTGGTAGCGGCGCCAGTAGCATACGCCTGGCTCAAGGCCGAGATCAAGGCGAAGAATCTGATATAG
- a CDS encoding SpvB/TcaC N-terminal domain-containing protein — protein MIPIRCAGNSLQNAVLVLCLTLSIFFTVNAHAADEKVVGKEVADGTDTSANSDTPLPDLFTGTMSYRIPIEVPPGRRGVDPGIVLTYRSTNGNGWLGVGWELEMGSIERSTKGGVNYDASDFLLRGPGGVTELVNLPGTSEYRAKIEGNFIRFINYGTYWEAIDKKGVRFRFGHEPNTTVYDPNKPAHVFKWCLDLITDTNGNYVTLNYTPDRNQLYLNEIDYTGNDPVTHKLPPTNSVKFILEDRNDAPTMYTTNFAVTTAKRLKTIEVWSNYNTVNTQPLRVRKYELNYDADSTTTGNQYSPLTNRSVLGTVTEYGSDGTTTKPPITLGYSNGYTVAGGTSSGGWSLSDPIGVSMPLPVGMYCIPGKFGSRFDILCSTGSTGWDLKYLFNNLDVNGISLQWLPDGNKPTDLSQDSLGHQCVTGDFNGEGKNALACNFANNGDWTMVFPGGAGEIWTKETWHNAPTVLPITQCFGGDFDGNGKSDFACYASNTWKMALSTGSAWGSSPVQWSDGPTTFTYPTNNCLTGDFDGDGKTDFACNSGNTSTWNMYLSNGNGWTPATWYSNGMAPDFVKSNYILSGICMTGDYNGDGKTDIACASGSGLWNVQLSTGSSWDTASFSMGGAIVSFPINTKCLSGDFNGDGKTDISCYTSGGIWSTALSLGNGWNTLSWDGGPSPETSVSQQCFAGDYNADGKTDIVCYPHDTSYPGGAFHWESGYANAPLTDLLTHVSNGLGGEISVSYSPSSWYAQLPFTMQLISSVSVSDGNNNTSTSNYSYSGGYYNFSAKDFRGFNSAKVIGPGKNNELTVTETWFHQGDDTAVDVNNPSATVGFMKGKPYRTRISDGQGKVYSETETSYSTYTSTPYNYSPATKVDTYICDGQAYGQCRDSGSARQTRTVYYYDDYLTSPHANYGNVTREDRYGDIMNPANVSLNMTIERQFSPNVTNWIVSLPATVSVFQGIGDTNIGTNLKVSQTDYYYDDFPLANCSAASQYNHTPTNGNLTVVSRWLNGGNNSETRTAYDGYGNPVCTRDPNGNVTTTGFDTIYQTFPVSSTNAKTQTTTSAYYGVGIAADNGRFGQLKSISDPNNATITAVYDVFGRKTKDIQPDLFSTSTAYNSFGTVGSQNVYTYNQLGMWSASYFDGLGRTFKVRKSGPDNKVIVTETVYDQRGKVNSVSAPYFEGVETPVYRTYTYDPMGRVTRTTNPDNTFTLACYNDLVSVFIDENGHRRRETRDALGRLVTVEEYTGTSTTCDTTQNPSQFTLYATTTYTYDVLGNLTDVIDANQMGVPVANQKKTHIEYDTLGRKKNMTDPDMGYWEYSYPPVSE, from the coding sequence ATGATTCCCATCCGTTGTGCTGGCAATTCCCTGCAAAACGCCGTTCTCGTTCTATGCCTGACGCTTTCCATCTTCTTCACCGTAAATGCCCATGCGGCAGACGAGAAAGTTGTCGGCAAGGAAGTCGCTGACGGAACCGACACCTCGGCAAACAGCGACACGCCTTTACCAGACCTCTTCACAGGGACCATGAGCTATCGCATTCCTATTGAAGTCCCGCCCGGCCGTAGAGGTGTAGATCCCGGCATAGTCCTCACCTATCGGAGCACGAACGGCAACGGTTGGCTGGGTGTCGGCTGGGAACTGGAAATGGGTTCAATAGAGCGGAGCACCAAAGGAGGCGTGAACTATGACGCCAGCGACTTTCTATTGCGCGGACCGGGCGGGGTAACGGAATTGGTCAATCTCCCCGGCACCTCCGAATACCGCGCCAAGATAGAAGGGAACTTCATTCGGTTTATAAATTATGGAACCTATTGGGAAGCGATTGATAAAAAGGGGGTACGCTTCCGTTTCGGTCACGAACCCAACACCACAGTCTACGACCCCAACAAGCCGGCCCACGTCTTCAAATGGTGTCTTGACCTGATAACCGATACGAATGGCAATTACGTCACTCTCAACTACACCCCGGACCGGAACCAGTTATACTTGAACGAGATAGACTACACCGGCAACGACCCTGTCACTCATAAACTCCCCCCTACCAATTCTGTAAAGTTCATCCTCGAAGACCGCAACGACGCCCCGACAATGTACACAACCAACTTTGCCGTCACCACGGCGAAGCGGCTCAAGACCATCGAGGTTTGGTCCAACTATAACACAGTTAACACACAACCCTTGCGGGTAAGAAAATATGAACTGAACTATGATGCCGACTCGACGACGACCGGCAACCAGTACAGTCCACTGACCAACAGGTCGGTTCTCGGCACGGTGACAGAGTACGGCAGTGACGGTACGACCACAAAGCCGCCTATCACCCTTGGATACTCCAACGGTTACACCGTTGCCGGCGGAACATCCAGCGGCGGATGGAGTCTTTCTGACCCTATCGGGGTATCTATGCCGCTCCCTGTCGGCATGTACTGCATCCCCGGCAAATTCGGCAGCAGATTCGATATCCTTTGCTCTACCGGTAGCACCGGGTGGGACCTCAAGTATTTATTCAACAATCTTGACGTGAATGGGATATCTTTGCAATGGTTACCTGACGGCAACAAGCCTACGGATCTTTCCCAGGATTCTTTGGGACATCAATGCGTTACCGGCGATTTCAATGGCGAAGGGAAAAACGCCCTTGCCTGCAATTTTGCCAATAACGGGGACTGGACCATGGTTTTCCCGGGAGGAGCCGGAGAAATCTGGACTAAAGAAACCTGGCATAACGCTCCAACTGTTCTGCCCATAACTCAATGTTTTGGCGGTGATTTCGACGGCAACGGCAAGTCGGACTTTGCCTGTTATGCCAGCAATACCTGGAAAATGGCGTTGTCCACCGGCAGCGCATGGGGCAGCAGCCCAGTCCAATGGTCCGACGGGCCAACTACCTTCACTTATCCAACCAACAACTGCCTGACCGGTGACTTCGACGGCGACGGCAAAACCGACTTTGCCTGCAACTCCGGGAACACCAGCACCTGGAATATGTACCTCTCCAACGGCAACGGTTGGACGCCTGCCACTTGGTATAGCAACGGGATGGCTCCGGACTTCGTCAAATCAAACTACATCCTGAGCGGAATCTGTATGACTGGAGATTACAACGGTGACGGCAAGACCGATATTGCCTGTGCCTCCGGCAGCGGTTTGTGGAATGTTCAACTGTCAACCGGCAGCAGCTGGGACACGGCCTCTTTCTCGATGGGCGGCGCCATCGTCTCCTTTCCAATCAACACAAAATGCTTGTCCGGCGATTTCAATGGCGACGGCAAAACCGATATTTCCTGCTACACCTCCGGCGGTATCTGGAGCACGGCTTTATCTCTCGGAAACGGCTGGAACACCCTTTCTTGGGACGGCGGCCCTTCTCCTGAAACGTCAGTCAGCCAGCAATGCTTTGCCGGAGACTATAATGCCGATGGCAAGACCGACATCGTGTGCTATCCACATGACACCTCTTATCCAGGTGGAGCTTTTCATTGGGAATCGGGCTATGCCAACGCGCCGTTGACTGACCTTCTTACGCACGTCTCCAACGGCCTTGGCGGCGAAATCAGCGTCTCCTATTCACCCTCCTCATGGTATGCCCAGCTTCCATTCACCATGCAACTTATCTCAAGCGTATCCGTCAGTGACGGTAACAACAACACCTCCACCTCGAACTATTCCTATTCCGGCGGCTACTACAATTTCAGTGCAAAGGACTTTCGCGGCTTCAACTCTGCGAAGGTAATCGGTCCCGGAAAGAACAATGAACTGACCGTAACAGAAACATGGTTTCACCAAGGGGATGATACCGCTGTAGACGTGAACAACCCATCGGCGACCGTTGGGTTCATGAAAGGGAAACCTTACAGGACACGGATATCTGACGGTCAGGGTAAAGTATATTCCGAAACTGAGACATCATACTCGACTTACACGTCAACCCCTTACAACTACAGTCCAGCCACCAAGGTAGACACCTACATCTGTGATGGGCAAGCATACGGGCAGTGCAGGGATAGTGGTAGCGCTCGACAGACACGAACCGTCTACTACTACGATGATTACCTTACCTCACCTCATGCAAATTACGGCAATGTGACCCGCGAAGATCGTTATGGTGACATCATGAATCCTGCTAATGTCTCCCTGAACATGACCATCGAGAGGCAGTTTTCACCAAATGTTACCAACTGGATAGTATCTTTACCAGCCACTGTTAGCGTTTTCCAAGGCATAGGCGATACAAATATCGGTACCAACCTGAAGGTCAGCCAGACGGATTATTATTACGATGACTTCCCTCTTGCCAATTGCTCTGCCGCCTCCCAATACAATCATACTCCAACTAATGGGAACCTAACCGTCGTATCCCGCTGGCTCAATGGTGGCAACAACTCTGAAACCCGGACGGCTTATGACGGCTACGGCAATCCGGTATGCACCCGCGACCCTAACGGCAACGTAACCACAACAGGTTTTGACACCATCTATCAAACTTTCCCTGTCTCAAGCACCAATGCCAAGACCCAGACGACGACCTCCGCCTATTATGGCGTCGGCATAGCCGCCGACAATGGACGCTTTGGCCAACTGAAGAGTATTTCCGACCCCAACAACGCGACCATAACGGCGGTGTACGATGTATTCGGCAGAAAGACAAAGGATATTCAGCCGGACCTGTTCTCGACGAGTACTGCTTATAACTCCTTCGGTACGGTCGGCAGTCAAAACGTTTATACCTATAATCAGTTGGGCATGTGGTCCGCCTCCTATTTCGACGGCTTGGGACGGACATTCAAGGTACGGAAAAGCGGGCCTGACAACAAGGTTATCGTCACCGAAACGGTATATGACCAAAGAGGAAAGGTGAACAGTGTTTCAGCCCCTTATTTTGAGGGCGTTGAAACGCCGGTTTACCGGACTTACACCTATGACCCGATGGGAAGAGTGACGAGAACAACCAACCCGGACAACACGTTCACACTGGCCTGCTACAACGACCTCGTGAGCGTCTTCATAGACGAAAACGGCCACCGCAGGCGTGAAACGCGGGATGCACTGGGACGTCTTGTTACAGTGGAAGAGTACACGGGGACCTCCACGACATGCGACACAACTCAGAATCCAAGCCAGTTCACACTTTACGCTACTACCACCTATACTTACGACGTTCTTGGAAATCTTACGGATGTAATCGATGCCAACCAGATGGGCGTGCCCGTCGCCAATCAGAAAAAAACGCACATTGAGTACGACACCTTGGGGCGGAAAAAGAACATGACCGACCCGGACATGGGGTATTGGGAATACAGCTATCCCCCTGTGTCAGAATAG
- a CDS encoding ABC transporter ATP-binding protein, whose product MNSTEQGIRMEKVCYSVGGRQIIDGFDLYLEQGIDRTILGVSGVGKTTILKLLLGLLPADSGRITIDGRDIAGLPERELIRLRKKIAIVFQGGALFDSMTVGENVGYRLFEEGKLSEAEIERIVLEKLGFVGLEQAIDLYPAELSGGMKKRVAIARALAADPDYIFFDEPTTGLDPIGVYNICTLMLRLQQEGKTTLMVTHDMQTAFAVSKRFSFIHNARLIFEGTKEELTAARIPETREFFAPTEKSLFTNNYETESEGS is encoded by the coding sequence GTGAATAGCACGGAACAGGGCATACGGATGGAAAAGGTCTGCTACTCGGTCGGGGGACGGCAGATCATCGATGGTTTCGACCTGTACCTGGAGCAGGGGATCGATCGCACCATCCTCGGCGTAAGCGGCGTCGGCAAAACCACCATCCTCAAGCTTCTCCTGGGCCTTCTTCCCGCCGATTCGGGAAGAATAACCATCGATGGCCGGGACATTGCCGGCCTCCCGGAAAGGGAACTGATCCGGTTGCGGAAAAAGATTGCCATCGTTTTCCAGGGGGGGGCGCTGTTCGACTCCATGACCGTCGGTGAAAACGTCGGCTACCGGCTTTTTGAAGAGGGAAAGCTCTCGGAGGCGGAGATCGAGCGGATTGTCCTGGAAAAGCTCGGTTTCGTCGGCCTGGAGCAGGCCATTGACCTTTACCCCGCCGAACTGTCGGGGGGAATGAAAAAAAGGGTCGCCATTGCCAGGGCGTTGGCCGCCGACCCGGATTACATCTTCTTCGACGAGCCGACCACAGGGCTCGACCCGATCGGCGTCTACAACATCTGCACCCTGATGCTCCGCCTGCAGCAAGAAGGAAAAACCACCCTCATGGTGACCCACGACATGCAGACCGCCTTTGCGGTCTCAAAGCGTTTTTCCTTTATCCATAATGCACGGCTCATTTTCGAAGGAACCAAAGAAGAGCTGACCGCCGCCAGAATCCCGGAAACCAGGGAATTCTTCGCGCCGACGGAAAAATCTCTTTTTACCAACAACTACGAAACGGAAAGCGAAGGATCATGA
- the lon gene encoding endopeptidase La, with the protein MAESLSINMPEMIPLFPLRDVVAFPFMVFPLFITNEEISVFEEAILFNNMVALIKQKEEPTDQLAASLNEIGTICKVNQLTKISEGGAKVVLEGLARIKLLEIVQETPITLVRVEQVREFAEKSVVSDALVSSLNALLKIALSYGRPLPDDVMKMIDYIDNPGRLSDLVALYVNLPVDELQKLLETIDPIERLKKVYMSLTAEVQRLQIKGEVQAEVTKKVGKTQKEYLLREQMKQIQEELGEEDDRQAEIKELRKKLSSAGMPEEVRKITEKELKRLERINPASPEYTVSRTYLDYLLGMPWQTATTDNRDITQAEIVLNEDHFDLKKVKERILEYLAVRTLKEKMKGPILCFVGPPGVGKTSLGRSIARALGRKFIRVSLGGMRDEAEIRGHRRTYIGALPGRIIQEIYRAGNNNPVFMLDEVDKIGVDFRGDPASALLEVLDPEQNFSFTDNYLDVPFDLTNVMFITTANVLDPVPPALKDRMEVITLSGYTDEEKEKIAVTYLIPREIEENGLTKYPLQFTEAAIYKIIRDYTREAGVRNLQRNIASICRKVAKEITQKKPPREIITPELAEEFLGPRKFYDEVAAEKDRVGVVTGLAWTETGGDIIFVEATRMKGKGDLILTGSLGDVMKESARAALSFVEANSADLNIDPKEFTDMNIHIHVPAGSIPKDGPSAGITMTTAIVSLLSGRQAHRHVAMTGEISLTGRVLAIGGLKEKILAARRAGVKKVIMPERNRKDLEDIPDNVREELEFIFVEDVREAFIEALQ; encoded by the coding sequence ATGGCCGAAAGCCTGTCGATAAACATGCCGGAAATGATCCCCCTCTTCCCTCTGCGTGATGTGGTCGCCTTCCCCTTCATGGTATTTCCGCTTTTTATAACCAATGAAGAAATCTCGGTTTTTGAAGAGGCGATCCTTTTCAACAACATGGTGGCATTGATCAAACAAAAGGAAGAACCTACCGACCAACTTGCCGCTTCCCTCAACGAAATCGGCACCATCTGCAAGGTGAACCAGCTTACCAAAATTTCCGAGGGGGGGGCCAAGGTGGTTCTGGAAGGGCTGGCAAGGATCAAACTCCTGGAAATTGTCCAGGAAACACCCATAACCCTGGTGCGGGTGGAGCAAGTACGGGAATTCGCAGAAAAATCTGTGGTTTCCGATGCCCTGGTCAGTAGCCTGAACGCGCTCTTGAAAATCGCCCTCTCTTACGGACGTCCCCTTCCCGACGATGTAATGAAAATGATAGACTACATCGACAACCCGGGCCGACTTTCGGACCTGGTGGCGCTCTATGTCAATCTCCCCGTCGATGAACTGCAGAAACTGCTGGAAACCATCGATCCGATCGAACGGCTGAAAAAGGTCTACATGAGCCTGACCGCCGAGGTACAACGACTCCAGATAAAAGGCGAAGTCCAGGCCGAGGTGACGAAGAAGGTCGGCAAGACGCAGAAGGAATACCTGCTGCGGGAACAGATGAAGCAGATCCAGGAAGAGCTCGGCGAAGAAGACGACCGCCAGGCCGAGATCAAGGAACTGCGGAAAAAGTTGTCAAGCGCAGGCATGCCGGAAGAGGTCAGGAAAATCACGGAGAAGGAACTGAAACGGCTGGAGCGAATCAACCCCGCGTCCCCGGAGTACACCGTGTCGCGCACCTACCTGGACTACCTGCTCGGCATGCCGTGGCAAACGGCAACGACCGACAACCGGGACATCACCCAGGCCGAAATCGTCCTCAACGAAGACCACTTCGACCTGAAGAAGGTCAAGGAGCGGATTCTCGAATACCTGGCTGTCCGCACCCTGAAAGAAAAGATGAAAGGGCCGATCCTCTGCTTCGTCGGCCCGCCGGGTGTGGGGAAGACCAGTCTCGGCCGCTCCATAGCCCGGGCGCTGGGACGCAAGTTCATCCGCGTCTCGCTGGGTGGAATGCGGGACGAGGCGGAGATCCGCGGACACCGGCGGACCTACATCGGGGCGCTTCCCGGCCGTATCATCCAGGAAATTTACCGCGCGGGCAACAACAACCCGGTGTTCATGCTCGATGAAGTAGACAAGATCGGCGTAGATTTTCGCGGCGACCCGGCCAGCGCCCTCCTGGAAGTCCTCGATCCTGAGCAGAACTTCTCCTTCACCGACAACTACCTGGATGTCCCCTTCGACCTTACCAATGTCATGTTCATCACCACAGCCAACGTGCTCGACCCGGTTCCGCCTGCGCTGAAGGACCGGATGGAGGTCATCACCCTCTCCGGCTACACCGATGAGGAAAAAGAAAAGATCGCCGTCACCTACCTCATCCCCCGGGAAATCGAGGAAAACGGACTGACGAAGTACCCGCTTCAATTCACGGAAGCGGCCATCTACAAGATAATCCGCGACTATACCCGGGAAGCGGGGGTGCGAAACCTTCAGCGCAATATCGCCTCCATCTGCCGCAAGGTGGCCAAGGAAATAACCCAGAAAAAGCCGCCGCGCGAGATCATAACCCCGGAACTGGCCGAAGAATTCCTCGGACCGCGCAAATTTTACGACGAAGTGGCCGCGGAAAAAGACCGGGTCGGCGTAGTCACCGGCCTTGCCTGGACCGAGACCGGCGGCGACATCATCTTTGTCGAAGCGACCCGGATGAAGGGTAAGGGAGACCTGATCCTGACCGGCTCTCTGGGAGACGTCATGAAAGAGTCGGCGCGGGCCGCCCTCTCCTTTGTCGAGGCGAACAGTGCAGACCTGAACATCGACCCCAAGGAATTCACCGACATGAACATCCATATCCATGTCCCGGCCGGGAGCATCCCCAAAGACGGGCCGTCTGCCGGCATCACCATGACGACCGCCATCGTCTCGCTCCTGTCAGGCCGCCAGGCCCACCGCCATGTGGCCATGACCGGCGAGATCAGCCTCACAGGCCGGGTACTGGCCATCGGCGGTCTGAAGGAAAAGATACTGGCCGCACGCCGAGCCGGGGTAAAAAAGGTGATCATGCCGGAAAGAAACCGCAAGGACCTGGAAGATATACCTGACAATGTACGCGAGGAGCTGGAATTCATCTTCGTCGAGGACGTGCGCGAAGCGTTCATTGAAGCGCTGCAATAA